TCGGTGCGCGCGAACGGGTCGGCGGCCGTGAAATCCTGACCGGGCGGGGCCGGGTCTTGCCCCGCCGGCCCGAGCTGGGCCAGCACCGCCTCCAGGTCCTGGGCCAGCGCCTCGCCGTCGGCATAGCGCAGCTCCGGCCGCTTCTCCAGCGCCAGGGCCAGCACCAGGGCCAGCGACTCCGGCAGGTCGGGACGGTGGTGGCGCACATCGGGCGGCGCCTGGTTGGCGATCTGGTACATCAGGGTCGCCATCGAATCGGACTGGTGCGGCAGCTGCCCCGTCAGCAGCTGGTACAGCATCGCGCCCAGCGAATAGAGATCGCTGCGGCCGTCGACCTTCAGCCCGGCCAGCTGCTCGGGCGACATGAAGGACGGGGTGCCCAGCACCAGGCCCGTGCGGGTGCGGCTGCCGTCGGCGATGCGCGCGATGCCGAAGTCCATGATCTTCAGCGCGCCGCTGGCGCGGTCCAGCATCACATTGCTGGGCTTGATGTCGCGATGCACCACGCCCTGCTGGTGCGCATAGGCCAGCGCCCGCGCCAGCCGCAGCACCAGGGCCAGCACCTCGCGCACCGGCAGCAGGGTGCCGGGCCGGGTGTAATGGCTCAGGTCCTGGCCCGGTGCGTACTCCATCGCGATCCAGGCATCCTGCCCGGCCTGGCCGGCATCCAGCACCTGCAGTATCTCCGGGTGCTGCAGATGCCCGGCGGCACGCGCCTCGCGCATGAAGCGCTGGCGCACGTCGATCAGATCCTCAGCCGCGAACTCGCGCTGCAGCGCCAGGCGCTTGATCGCGACCTTGCGGCCGCTGGATTTCTCGATGGCCAGGTGCACCACGGCCATCGCGCCGCGCCCCAGTTCCTCGCCCAGCTCGTAGGCGGCGAGCGTGGTGCCGCCACCGCCCTCATGCAGGAAATGCTGGGGCTGGGTGCTGGCCTCGCCCGACTCGGAATCCGCCGCCGCGCCGGCACCGCCGAGGCGGCCCAGCGCGCGTTTCCAGAAGCCGGACGCGGCCATCGCAGGATCAGGCGGCCGCGCTGCCGCCCTTGTTGCGTGCGGCCAGCAGCTTGCCGGCGGCCAGCACCAGCAGCGCACCGACGACACCGGCGCCGTAGTACAGCGACGGCAGCACCTCGGTCGAACCGGGCTTGTCACCCGGCACGGTCGGCACCCAGGACGACAGCGCCGGGTCGCCCACCATCATCGTGCCGGCGATCCAGCCCAGCAGCATCGCGCCCAGAGTGATGACCATCGGGAAACGGTCCATCAGCTTGATCACCAGCTGGCTGCCCCAGACGATGATGGGGATCGAGACCAGCAGGCCGAAGATCACCAGCGGCATCTGATGGTCGCCACCCGCGCCCTCAGCGGCGCCGGCGATCGCGATCACGTTGTCCAGGCTCATCACGAAGTCCGCGACGATCACGGTCTTCACCGCGGCCCAGAGCTTGTCGCTGGCCTGGATGTTGGCATGCTCGTCGTCATGCTCGGGCATCAGCAGCTTCATGCCGATCCACAGCAGCAGGATGCCGCCGACCAGCTTCAGGAAGGGCAGCTTCAGCAGGGTGAGTGCGAAGAAGATCAGCACGACGCGCAGGATGATGGCGCCGGCGGTACCCCAGAGGATGCCCTTGGTGCGCTGGGCATCGGGCAGCTTGCGGCAGGCCAGCGCGATCACGACCGCGTTGTCGCCGCCCAGCAGGATGTCGATCATGATGATCTGGCCGACGGCAAGCCAGAACTCGGGACTGGAAAGCATGTCCATGTGAGGAGCTTTGAGTTATTTGAATACCGTGGCCCGCGACGGTTGGACTATAGCCGGGCCCCCCAGCCTCTGACGACGCAAAAACAAAGAGGGGCAGAAGCCCCTCTCGTCAGGCCGCACAGGCTGCGGCGAAATTGTGCGCTGCGGCAGGGCCGGTCCCGATGCGTGGATTTACGCATCGGCGGGCCGGCACCGCCGCGGGCCGCTGCTTACAGCAGGCCCTTCAGCAGACGGCCCATCTCGGACGGGTTGCGGGTCACGGTGAAGCCGCACTCTTCCATGATGGCCAGCTTGGCATCGGCCGTGTCGGCGCCGCCCGAGATCAGCGCGCCGGCGTGGCCCATGCGCTTGCCGGGAGGGGCGGTGACACCGGCGATGAAGCCGACGATCGGCTTCTTCATGTTGGCCTTGCACCAGCGGGCGGCTTCCGCCTCGTCCGGGCCGCCGATCTCGCCGATCATGATCACGGCGTCGGTGTCCGGATCGTCGTTGAAGGCCTTCATCACGTCGATGTGCTTCAGACCGTTGATCGGGTCGCCGCCGATGCCCACGGCCGACGACTGGCCGATGCCCAGCTCGGACAGCTGCGCCACGGCTTCATAGGTCAGGGTGCCGGAGCGCGACACGACGCCGACGCGGCCCTTGCGATGGATGTGGCCGGGCATGATGCCGATCTTGATCTCGTCGGGCGTGATCAGGCCGGGGCAGTTGGGGCCCAGCAGCAGGGTGCGCTTGCCACCGGCGGCTTCCTTGGCCTTCATCTTGTTGCGCACTTCCAGCATGTCGCGCACGGGGATGCCTTCGGTGATGCAGATCGCCAGGTCCAGGTCGGCCTCGACGGCTTCCCAGATCGCGGCGGCGGCGCCGGCGGGCGGCACGTAGATCACCGACACGGTGGCGCCGGTCTGCGAGGCGGCTTCCTTGACGGTCGCGTAGATGGGGATCTCGGAGAACTTCTCGCCCGCCTTCTTGGGGTTCACGCCGGCGACGAAGGCGTTCTTGCCGTTCGCGTAGGCCTGGCAGCCCAGGGTGTGGAACTGACCGGTCTTGCCCGTGATGCCCTGGGTGATGACCTTGGTGTCTTTGTTGATGTAGATCGACATGATTTCTTTCCTTGCAGGGCTTACTTGACGGCGGCGACGATCTTGGTCGCGGCTTCGGCCATGGAGTCGGCGGCGATGATCGGCAGGCCCGACTCGGCCAGCATCTTCTTGCCCAGCTCTTCGTTGGTGCCCTTCATGCGCACGACCAGCGGCACGGACAGGTTCACGGCCTTGCAGGCGGTGATCACGCCTTCGGCGATGGTGTCGCACTTCATGATGCCGCCGAAGATGTTGACCAGGATGCCCTTGACCGACTTGTTCTTCAGCATGATCTTGAAGGCCTCGGTCACCTTCTCGGCCGTGGCGCCACCGCCGACGTCCAGGAAGTTGGCCGGCTCGCCGCCGAACAGCTTGATGGTGTCCATCGTGGCCATCGCCAGGCCGGCGCCGTTCACCAGGCAGCCGATGTTGCCGTCCAGCGAGATGTAGGCCAGGTCGAACTTGGAGGCCTCGACTTCGGCCGGATCCTCTTCGTCCAGATCGCGGTAGGCGACGATCTCGGGGTGACGGAACAGGGCGTTGGCGTCGAAGTTGAACTTGGCGTCCAGCGCGATCAGGTTGCCCTTGGAGTCGCAGTTCAGCGGGTTGATCTCAACCAGCGACGCGTCGGTGTCCATGTAGCACTTGTAGAGCTTGGCGAAGATGTCGACCGCCTGGTCGATCGAGGCGCCGCTCAGGCCGATGGCCGCGGCGATCTTCTTGCTCTGCTCGGTGGTCAGGCCCACCAGCGGGTCGATCATCTCGGTGATGATCTTCTCGGGGGTCGAATGCGCGACCTCTTCGATGTCCATACCGCCTTCGCTGGACGCGATGAAGGCGACCTTCTGCGTGCCGCGGTCGGTGACCAGCGAGACATACAGCTCATTCTTGATGTCGGCGCCGTCCTCGATGTAGAGGCGACGGACCTTCTGGCCTTCCGGGCCGGTCTGGTGCGTGACCAGCTGCATGCCCAGGATCTGCTCGGACAGCGCCTTCACGTCATCCATCGACTTGGCCAGCTTGACGCCGCCGCCCTTGCCACGGCCACCGGCGTGGATCTGCGCCTTGACCACCCAGACCGGGCCGCCCAGCTTCTGTGCGGCTTCGACCGCTTCTTGCACCGTGAACGCGGGAATGCCGCGCGGCACCGGCACGCCGAACTGGCGCAGGATTTCCTTGCCCTGGTACTCGTGAATCTTCATAGGGGTCTCGCTTAGAGGGAAAAGTCAGGAAGAGGTGGTGGAGGTCGCGGTCACCGCGCCGGCCATGGCCGGACGGAACCAACGGGGGTAATGCGCCTGCACGACGGCACCGTCGCTGCGCAGCGCATGACATTTGTCGATCTGGAACGGCGGCTGGCCGCTGCCGGCGTCGCCCTCGCGGGTGTCGATCACGATGCCGGCGAAGGCCTGGATCACCGCGGTCGGCAGCACCTGGCTCAGCTCGGTCAGGTGCGTGCAACCCTTGATGCCGGCCAGGCGTTCCTTGACGCCGGCGCGGAAGCCCTTCAGCAGGTTCAGCCCGGTCAGGCGCGCATAGGCGTCGCCATGTTCGGAGCAGCTGCCGGGATAGGGCATGCCGCGCGTCTCGGAACCGGCGGCCAGCACATTCAGCTGGCGGTCGACCACCAGGCACAGCAACATGTCGTGCAGCGGTTCGCCGGCACGGCGCAGTCCGGAGGCCAGCGGGATGTCGCGGGTCTTCAGGTCCTGCAGCGTGGCCTCGACGTCGAACAGCCCGTCGCCGCGCGCGAACACCTGCACATCGATGGCTCGACGGTGCAGCAGCTGGCGCTCGGAAGCGGGGGTGAGCAGGGACATGAAGGGTACAGACTGAGGCGCAAGCAGGCCCGCCAAACCCCGAAAACGGAGGGCGGGCAAGACTGCCAAAGACCGCCAATGTAGCATGCTGCGCTGCCGCAAGCCTGTCGCGGGGCTGTCAGCCCGCGACTTCCGGCCTGATTGTTCGCACCGAGGAACGGCCGGTTTCAGTCCGGCAGACCGCGCAGCACCCGGCGGATCACCTCGGCGGAGAAGCCGCGGCCGGCCAGGAAACGGGTCTGCTTGGCCCGCGCCGCCGCGTCTTCCGGGGGCGTGGCGCCGAATTTGCGCTGCCAGACCGCCTGCGCACGCTCCAACTCGCTGTCCTTCAACCGGGCCTGGGCCTCCTCGCCCAGGCTCAGGCCATGCTGGGCCAGCTCCTGCTTGATACGCAGATTGCCATAGCGCCCGGCGCGCGCATGTACGCGCGACTCAACGAAGCGCGTCTCGTCCAGATAACCCCGGGCCTGCAGCCAGACCAGCAGCTGCTCGACCTCGTCCGCCACATCGGCCGGTTCGGCCAACTCATCGAGCGGCTCGTCGGCGGGCGCCTCGGCCTGCCTGACGGCCTGGGCCGCCCGGGCCAGGCGCAGCAGCTTGCTGCGCAGCTCGGACAGGCTGTGCTCGCGCTGCGCCAGCAGCGCGATCGCGCGCATCTTCAGGGACAGGGGCTTGTGGAGGCTCATGGCGCCGCGGCATCCGGTGCCAGGCTCAGGTCCAGGCCCGGCCGCATGTCGGCGGGCAGGTCGCCCCGCCCCGGCAGGCCCTGGCGCCAGCTCGGTGGCGCCTGCACATCGGACCAGTATTCGTCGAGGCCGGCGATGCGCCCGCCCTCCAGCGTGAAGAAGCTGTTGGCGTAGAAGGACGCCTCGCCATGATCGACCCGCACCAGGCTGTGCACCCGTCCGGCGCTCAGCGCCCGCAGTTCCAGCAGGCGGATCGTCCAGCCCTCGGGGTAGACCGCGTTCACATGCACGACCGCGGCCGCGCCGATGAAGCGCTCGCGCGTGGCCCACCAGGTGCAGCAGGCCTCGGGCGCGAGCAGGGCCTGGGCCTCGGCCCAGCGGCGCGCCTGGTACAGCGCCCAGAAGCGCCGCACCAGGGCCGATTCGGCCAGATCGGCCATTTCGGCCGACGCGCTGCCATGGCCCTCACCGGCCGGCCACGGCGGGACCAAGCGCCTTACTCCGCGGCGCTCACGCCCAGCAGCGGCACGCCCAGCGATTCGCGGATCTTGTTCTCGATCTCGACCGCGATGTCGGGGTTCTCGCGCAGGAACTCGCGGGCGTTGTCCTTGCCCTGGCCGATCTTCTCGCCACCATAGGCATACCAGGCGCCGGCCTTGTCGACCACCTTGGCGACCACGCCCATGTCGATGATCTCGCCCTCGCGGCTGATGCCCTCGCCGTAGAGGATGTCGAACTCGGCGGTCTTGAACGGGGGCGAGACCTTGTTCTTGACGACCTTGACCTTGGTCTCGGAGCCGATCACCTCCTCGCCCTTCTTGATCGAGCCGATGCGGCGGATGTCCAGGCGCACCGAGGCGTAGAACTTCAGCGCATTGCCGCCGGTGGTGGTTTCGGGCGAGCCGAACATCACGCCGATCTTCATGCGGATCTGGTTGATGAAGACGACCGTGCAGTTGGTCTTCTTGATCGTGGCGGTCAGCTTGCGCAGGGCCTGGCTCATCAGGCGGGCCTGCAGGCCGGGCAGGGAGTCGCCCATCTCGCCTTCGAGTTCGGCCTTGGGCGTCAGCGCGGCCACCGAGTCGATGATGATCAGGTCCACCGAACCGGAGCGCACCAGCGCATCGACGATCTCCAGCGCCTGCTCGCCGGTGTCGGGCTGGCTGATCAGCAGGTCCTGCAGGTTGACGCCCAGCTTCTGCGCGTACTGCACGTCCAGCGCATGCTCGGCATCGATGAAGGCGCAGACACCCTGCAGCTTCTGCATCTGGGCGATCACCTGCAGGGTCAGGGTGGTCTTGCCGGAGGATTCCGGACCGTAGATCTCGACCACGCGGCCGCGCGGCAGGCCACCGACGCCCAGCGCGATGTCCAGGCCCAGCGAGCCGGTGGAGACGACCTGGATGTCCTCGATCACCTCGCCCTCGCCCAGGCGCATGATGGAGCCCTTGCCGAACTGCTTTTCGATCTGGGCAAGAGCGGCCTGCAGGGCCTTGGCTTTTTCGGTATTGGCGTTTTTGACGGGGGCATCCATGTTCGATCTCCTGTTTCGGCTGGGCGCATTATGGCGCAATCTGTATATTCGTACAGTAGTTTAGACAGGGGCTGCTGCCATTCAATGTCAGTAGTGCCAGCCTCCCTAGAATGCTCATAAAGACTGGGGACAAGCGATGCGCATCCTGATTGCGGAAGACGACCAAGTGCTGGCTGATGGCCTGTTGCGCGCGTTGCGCGCCTCCGGCTATGCGGTGGACCAGGTCGGCTCGGGCACCGAAGCCGATGCGGCGCTGGCCTCGCATGAGTTCGATCTGGTGATCCTGGACCTGGGCCTGCCCAAGCTGCATGGCCTGGAGGTGCTGCGCAAGCTGCGCGCGCGCGGCGCCTCGATGCCGGTGCTGATCCTGACCGCGGCCGACAGCGTCGAGCAGCGCGTCAAGGGCCTGGACCTGGGCGCCGACGACTACATGGCCAAGCCCTTCTCGCTGCAGGAGCTGGAGGCCCGCGTGCGCGCGCTGACCCGCCGCGGCCTGGGCACCGCCTCCTCGATCATCAAGCATGGCCCGCTGTCCTTCGACGCCACCGGGCGCGTCGCCTACATCAACGACCAGATGGTCGAGCTGTCGGCGCGCGAGCTCTCGCTGCTGGAGGTGCTGCTGCAGCGCGCCGGCCGCCTGGTCAGCAAGGACCAGCTGGTGGAGCGCCTGTGCGAATGGGGCGAAGAGGTCAGCAACAACGCGATCGAGGTCTACATCCACCGCCTGCGCAAGAAGATCGAGCAGGGGCCGATCCGCATCGCCACGGTGCGCGGCCTGGGCTATTGCCTGGAGAAGATCCCAGGATGAACGGGGCACCCCGCTGGCTGGGTACAGCCATCGCCCCTCCGGGAGGGTCGGGCCTTGCTTGGGGCGGCCCGGCGCTGCGGCCCGCCTGAGCCGGATGCGCTGAATGGCCGCCGACCGCGAGCAACGCTCCCTGTTCGGCGAGATCCTCGACTGGATGCTCGCCCCGCTGCTGGTGATCTGGCCGATCAGCGTCGCGCTGACCTGGCTGGTGGCCCAGGGCATCGCCGGCCGCCCCTATGACCGCGAGCTCGGCGAGATGGCGCGCAACCTCGGCCTGCAGGTCGCCGCGGCTGAAGCGCCGGAGGGGCGGCGCTCGCGCTACGCGCTCTCCCCCGAGGCCGCGGCCCTGCTGCGCGCCGACGAGACCGACACCGTCTACTACCAGGTGCTGGGCCTGCGCGGCGAGTTCCTCAGCGGCGACCGCAGCCTGCCGGTGCCCGAGGTGGAAACGCCGATCGTGCCCTGGGAGCTGCATTTCCGCGACGACGAGGTCGGCAGCGACAGCGTGCGCGTCGCCTACCTGTGGGTCGCGCCCGAGGGCATGGCCGGCGCCACCCAGACCATGCTGGTGCAGGTGGCCGAGACCCTGGGCAAGCGCGCGCGCCTGACCAACGAGATCATCAAGGGCGTGATCCTGCCGCAGTTCGTGATCCTGCCGCTGGCGGTGCTGCTGGTGTGGATGGCGCTGGCGCGCGGCATCGCGCCGCTGAACGACCTGCAGCGCCGCATCCGCTCGCGCGAGAGCTCGGACCTCAGCCCGATCGACGAGCGCCGCATCCCCGACGAGGTGGCGCCGCTGGTGCGCGCGATCAACGACCTGCTGGGCCGGCTCGACCAGTCGATCGGCGCGCAGAAGCATTTCCTGGCCGACGCCGCGCATCAGCTGAAGACGCCGCTGGCCGGGCTGCGCACCCAGGCCGAGTTCGCGCAGCGCGAGATCGACGAGGGCAAGAGTTCGCCGGCCGAGCTGAAGCGCTCGCTGCAGCAGATCGCGCTGTCCAGCCAGCGCGCCGCCCATATGGTGAACCAGCTGCTGGCGATGGCGCGCGCCGAGGACAAGGAGCATGCTGCGCGGCGCAGCGAGGTCAACCTGTCCGAGCTGGCGATGGAGACGGTGCGCGACTTCGTGCCGCGCGCGATGGACAAGCGCATCGACCTCGGCTTCGAGGGCCCCGACGCGAGCCAGAGCACCTTGCGCATCCACGGCCATCCGCTGCTGATCCGCGAGCTGATCCGCAACCTGGTCGACAACGCCCTGCTCTACACGCCGGCCGCGGGCACGGTGACGGTGCGCGTGGTCGAGGACCCGTTCGGCCAGGTGACCGTGCTGCAGGTGGAGGACTCCGGCCCGGGCATCGCGGAGAACGAGCGCGAGCAGGTGTTCCAGCCCTTCTACCGCGCCCTGGGCACCAATGTCGACGGCTCGGGCCTGGGCCTTGCCATCGTGCGCGAGATCGCCACCGCGCATGCGGCCGAGGTCGGCCTGGACGAGACCCGCAGCCTGCGCCCGGGCCAGCCGCATGAGGAGGGCCAGGGCCCCGGCGCGCGGTTCACGGTGCGTTTCACCGCCCGACCCAAGCCGGAGCAGGACGAACAACCGGCGGCCGAGGACTGAGGCGCGGCCTCAGCCTTGCATGAAGCGGCGGCTCTTCGCGATCGCCAGCAGGATGCCCAGGCTCAGGCCCAGGGTCACCATCGCGGTGCCACCGTAGCTGACGAAGGGCAAGGGCACGCCCACCACCGGCAGGATGCCGCTGACCATGCCCATGTTGACGAACACGTAGGTGAAGAACGAGAGCGTGATCGCGCCGGCCATCAACCGCGCGAACAGGCTGGGCGCCTCGGAGGCGATCATCAGCCCGCGCAGAATCAGGGCCGCGAAACCCGCCAGCAGCGCCAGCGCGCCCACCAGGCCGAACTCCTCGCCGTAGGCCGCGAAGATGAAGTCGGTGGTGCGCTCGGGGATGAACTCCAGATGGGTCTGCGTGCCCTTCATGAAGCCCTTGCCGGTCAGGCCGCCGGAGCCGATCGCGATCTCGCCCTGGATGATGTGGAAGCCCTTGCCCAGCGGATCCTTGTTCGGGTCCAGCAGGGTGCAAACGCGGTGCTTCTGGTACTCGCGCAGCACCGGCCATTCGACATCGGGCTGGCAGATCTTTTCCTCGCTCATCACCAGCGCGGTGATCGCCACCGCGCCGATCAGCATCGCCGGCAGGATGATGCGCCAGGTGAAGCCGGCGAAGAAGATCACGTAGAAGCCGGCCGCGAACACCAGGATCGAAGTGCCCAGGTCGGGCTGTTTGGCCACCAGCCCCACCGGCACCGCCAGGATCGCCAGCGCGATGCCGAAGTCCAGCGGGCGCAGCTGGCCCTCGCGCTTCTGGAACCACCAGGCCAGCATCAGCGGCGTCGCGATCTTCAGCAGCTCCGAGGGCTGGATCACCATGCCGACATTGAGCCAGCGCGTCGCGCCCTTCTTGGTGATGCCGAACAGCGCGGTCGCGATCAGCAGCGCCACCCCCACCGTGTACAGCGGCACCGCCAGCGCCATCAGGCGCTGCGGCGGCACCTGGGAGACGATGAACATGATGGTGGCGGCCAGCGCCATAT
This genomic stretch from Roseateles sp. DAIF2 harbors:
- a CDS encoding serine/threonine-protein kinase: MAASGFWKRALGRLGGAGAAADSESGEASTQPQHFLHEGGGGTTLAAYELGEELGRGAMAVVHLAIEKSSGRKVAIKRLALQREFAAEDLIDVRQRFMREARAAGHLQHPEILQVLDAGQAGQDAWIAMEYAPGQDLSHYTRPGTLLPVREVLALVLRLARALAYAHQQGVVHRDIKPSNVMLDRASGALKIMDFGIARIADGSRTRTGLVLGTPSFMSPEQLAGLKVDGRSDLYSLGAMLYQLLTGQLPHQSDSMATLMYQIANQAPPDVRHHRPDLPESLALVLALALEKRPELRYADGEALAQDLEAVLAQLGPAGQDPAPPGQDFTAADPFARTERLERGEPGHNP
- a CDS encoding TerC family protein, which codes for MDMLSSPEFWLAVGQIIMIDILLGGDNAVVIALACRKLPDAQRTKGILWGTAGAIILRVVLIFFALTLLKLPFLKLVGGILLLWIGMKLLMPEHDDEHANIQASDKLWAAVKTVIVADFVMSLDNVIAIAGAAEGAGGDHQMPLVIFGLLVSIPIIVWGSQLVIKLMDRFPMVITLGAMLLGWIAGTMMVGDPALSSWVPTVPGDKPGSTEVLPSLYYGAGVVGALLVLAAGKLLAARNKGGSAAA
- the sucD gene encoding succinate--CoA ligase subunit alpha — encoded protein: MSIYINKDTKVITQGITGKTGQFHTLGCQAYANGKNAFVAGVNPKKAGEKFSEIPIYATVKEAASQTGATVSVIYVPPAGAAAAIWEAVEADLDLAICITEGIPVRDMLEVRNKMKAKEAAGGKRTLLLGPNCPGLITPDEIKIGIMPGHIHRKGRVGVVSRSGTLTYEAVAQLSELGIGQSSAVGIGGDPINGLKHIDVMKAFNDDPDTDAVIMIGEIGGPDEAEAARWCKANMKKPIVGFIAGVTAPPGKRMGHAGALISGGADTADAKLAIMEECGFTVTRNPSEMGRLLKGLL
- the sucC gene encoding ADP-forming succinate--CoA ligase subunit beta, which produces MKIHEYQGKEILRQFGVPVPRGIPAFTVQEAVEAAQKLGGPVWVVKAQIHAGGRGKGGGVKLAKSMDDVKALSEQILGMQLVTHQTGPEGQKVRRLYIEDGADIKNELYVSLVTDRGTQKVAFIASSEGGMDIEEVAHSTPEKIITEMIDPLVGLTTEQSKKIAAAIGLSGASIDQAVDIFAKLYKCYMDTDASLVEINPLNCDSKGNLIALDAKFNFDANALFRHPEIVAYRDLDEEDPAEVEASKFDLAYISLDGNIGCLVNGAGLAMATMDTIKLFGGEPANFLDVGGGATAEKVTEAFKIMLKNKSVKGILVNIFGGIMKCDTIAEGVITACKAVNLSVPLVVRMKGTNEELGKKMLAESGLPIIAADSMAEAATKIVAAVK
- a CDS encoding DUF2889 domain-containing protein, with protein sequence MSLLTPASERQLLHRRAIDVQVFARGDGLFDVEATLQDLKTRDIPLASGLRRAGEPLHDMLLCLVVDRQLNVLAAGSETRGMPYPGSCSEHGDAYARLTGLNLLKGFRAGVKERLAGIKGCTHLTELSQVLPTAVIQAFAGIVIDTREGDAGSGQPPFQIDKCHALRSDGAVVQAHYPRWFRPAMAGAVTATSTTSS
- a CDS encoding regulatory protein RecX; translated protein: MSLHKPLSLKMRAIALLAQREHSLSELRSKLLRLARAAQAVRQAEAPADEPLDELAEPADVADEVEQLLVWLQARGYLDETRFVESRVHARAGRYGNLRIKQELAQHGLSLGEEAQARLKDSELERAQAVWQRKFGATPPEDAAARAKQTRFLAGRGFSAEVIRRVLRGLPD
- a CDS encoding nuclear transport factor 2 family protein: MVPPWPAGEGHGSASAEMADLAESALVRRFWALYQARRWAEAQALLAPEACCTWWATRERFIGAAAVVHVNAVYPEGWTIRLLELRALSAGRVHSLVRVDHGEASFYANSFFTLEGGRIAGLDEYWSDVQAPPSWRQGLPGRGDLPADMRPGLDLSLAPDAAAP
- the recA gene encoding recombinase RecA; its protein translation is MDAPVKNANTEKAKALQAALAQIEKQFGKGSIMRLGEGEVIEDIQVVSTGSLGLDIALGVGGLPRGRVVEIYGPESSGKTTLTLQVIAQMQKLQGVCAFIDAEHALDVQYAQKLGVNLQDLLISQPDTGEQALEIVDALVRSGSVDLIIIDSVAALTPKAELEGEMGDSLPGLQARLMSQALRKLTATIKKTNCTVVFINQIRMKIGVMFGSPETTTGGNALKFYASVRLDIRRIGSIKKGEEVIGSETKVKVVKNKVSPPFKTAEFDILYGEGISREGEIIDMGVVAKVVDKAGAWYAYGGEKIGQGKDNAREFLRENPDIAVEIENKIRESLGVPLLGVSAAE
- a CDS encoding response regulator transcription factor, producing the protein MRILIAEDDQVLADGLLRALRASGYAVDQVGSGTEADAALASHEFDLVILDLGLPKLHGLEVLRKLRARGASMPVLILTAADSVEQRVKGLDLGADDYMAKPFSLQELEARVRALTRRGLGTASSIIKHGPLSFDATGRVAYINDQMVELSARELSLLEVLLQRAGRLVSKDQLVERLCEWGEEVSNNAIEVYIHRLRKKIEQGPIRIATVRGLGYCLEKIPG
- a CDS encoding sensor histidine kinase, coding for MAADREQRSLFGEILDWMLAPLLVIWPISVALTWLVAQGIAGRPYDRELGEMARNLGLQVAAAEAPEGRRSRYALSPEAAALLRADETDTVYYQVLGLRGEFLSGDRSLPVPEVETPIVPWELHFRDDEVGSDSVRVAYLWVAPEGMAGATQTMLVQVAETLGKRARLTNEIIKGVILPQFVILPLAVLLVWMALARGIAPLNDLQRRIRSRESSDLSPIDERRIPDEVAPLVRAINDLLGRLDQSIGAQKHFLADAAHQLKTPLAGLRTQAEFAQREIDEGKSSPAELKRSLQQIALSSQRAAHMVNQLLAMARAEDKEHAARRSEVNLSELAMETVRDFVPRAMDKRIDLGFEGPDASQSTLRIHGHPLLIRELIRNLVDNALLYTPAAGTVTVRVVEDPFGQVTVLQVEDSGPGIAENEREQVFQPFYRALGTNVDGSGLGLAIVREIATAHAAEVGLDETRSLRPGQPHEEGQGPGARFTVRFTARPKPEQDEQPAAED
- the rodA gene encoding rod shape-determining protein RodA is translated as MSAVLSKPPLWRRLKPLLDGFDIPLLLAMLWLAGLGLMSMYSAGFDHGTRFVDHARNMALAATIMFIVSQVPPQRLMALAVPLYTVGVALLIATALFGITKKGATRWLNVGMVIQPSELLKIATPLMLAWWFQKREGQLRPLDFGIALAILAVPVGLVAKQPDLGTSILVFAAGFYVIFFAGFTWRIILPAMLIGAVAITALVMSEEKICQPDVEWPVLREYQKHRVCTLLDPNKDPLGKGFHIIQGEIAIGSGGLTGKGFMKGTQTHLEFIPERTTDFIFAAYGEEFGLVGALALLAGFAALILRGLMIASEAPSLFARLMAGAITLSFFTYVFVNMGMVSGILPVVGVPLPFVSYGGTAMVTLGLSLGILLAIAKSRRFMQG